The genomic stretch GCGGGGAGACATTCCGAAAGCCCTGGGAACTCGGGTTGCATCTCAGAGAGTATCGGATCGATAAAGTCGCGCTCCTCCAGTCCAAGCACTCCCTGTTCCCCTGCATGCGGATTGAGTCCGCAAACTCCGATACGGGGCGATTCGAGATCTGCTGTTGCACGTGCAAGGATCGCAGCGTGTCGAATGGTGCGGACGAGATTGATTCTGCTCAAAGACTGCGGAACCTCATTGAGAGGAATGTGCCAGGTCACCAGGGCAACTCTCATCCGCCCACCCGCAAAGGCCATAGTGGGCTCCCCTCCCCATCGAGCCGCAAAAAACTCCGTTTGTCCGGGGTGAGGAAAACCTGCTTTCGCCAGCCACGATTTGCTGACTGGTGCAGTGACCACCCCGCTGTAAAACCCTTGCAGGCAGCCGTGAGCGACCGATTCAAGACAGGCAAAAGCCGTCCGGGCCCCTTCAACATTGGGTCTTCCCGGCATTGCGCCGGAGCGGCCTACCTCTATCCCGTGAATGGGGTGGATTTGCTCGAGTCGGGTCAGCCAGTCGGCTGGACCAACGAAAACGTAGTGTGGTTCGGAGGTTTTGTTTTCGCTCCACCACGCCTCCACGACCTCAGGGCCGATTCCGGAAGGATCTCCTCCAGTGATCGCGATTGGCAGCGAGTGCTTGCTCGTGAGTGCCTCTACCGGTTTCGGAAGGGATTCAACTTCTGGCAATGGAACCTTTGGCATAACTGCGGCTAGAGGGGACGAAAAACTCACAAAAGCGGATGGCCTCTGGTGACTTGGGCTTTTCGATGGTCTTCACGGTTGAGACGGGATTTCCCGGTGACCTGAGAATGAGATGGTAGAGCTCTTTTAGTTCACGGATCGTTTCAGTAGGGACTTTTCTCCGGCGAAGTCCGATGAGGTTAAGTCCCGATACATCATCCCTCTCACTAATTAGAAGGAAGGGCGCTACGTCTTTGGTGATTCTCGCCGTTCCTCCAATCATTGACCCTTCGCCTATTCTGGAGTGCTGGTGGACAGAGGAGTTCCCGCCGAGGAACGCGTTTCTACCAACGGTTACATGGCCTCCGAGAAGAGCGTCACTAGCAGCGACTACACCGTCCTCGAGCAAACAATCATGCCCTGCGTGAAAACCGGCCATCAAAAAGACTTTCGAACCAATCCGGGTATTTCCGCCTTCATGAATGGATCGATGGATCGTTACCCCTTCGCGGAGGGTCGACTGGTCCCCGATCACGACACCTGAAGACACCGTCGGATCAAATTCCAGGAAGTTCGGATCGCCCCCTGTGATCGAAAACGAATCAATCAGACAATCGGCGCCGATTACTGATCCTTTTCGAACGACTACGTGAGACCGCAGGACAGTTCGGGGACCGATCTTTACTCTATCCTCGACGACACAAAACGGACCGATTGTCACCCCTTCTCCGATATTCGCTTGGTCGCTTACGATAGCTGTGGGGTGAATCATTCAGAGCGGACGTTAGGTAGCCGTGACGCCGCGTGCAAGGGTAGAGAACCAGTTCAGGAGACTTATCACCTAGGCTCGATCCGGTGGAGGGAAGACCAAATGTAGCCAGATTAGAAATACTTTTTGGGGCTCGGATCTTGGCCAATGAAGGCATCTGCCCCGGCGTTCCAGGCGGAGAAAATCTGAGTTGGAGTGGGTGTAATCTATTGACATGTGGGACATAGTGGGGCGAAATGGGGCAAATAGGTTCACGAAGAACCGGAATGGTTTACAATGGTCGCCGCAGAAAGAGCGTTTTACGTTGGGGAGTTTTCTCACTCTCTTGATGCCAAGGGTCGTCTCACGATCCCTTCGAAATGGCGATTTCAGGGGGACGATGAGGAGGTGTATCTCGCCCTGCCGAATCCGGGCGGGTTCATTACGGTTTACCCTCCTAAAATGATTGATCGCTTTGAAGAGCAGGTCTCAAAGATCAGCCTTGGCGATCCGGCAGGTCAGCGGCTGATGACTCAGCTTGGCTCAATGTCTCACTCCTTCGGCTGCGACAAACAAGGGCGCATCAATTTGAACGAAAAACTCATCGCGCACGCCCAGATCGGTAAGAAGGCAGTTTTAGTTGGGAACTTTAGCTATTTTAGCATCCATTCGGCCGATCGTTACGAGGGCGCGGATTTGAACGATCCGGATCTGATGAACCGGATCCTGCAGCAGATCAATGTCTGAGGAACTACAGCGCCAGATTGATAGGGGCCACGAGCCAGTTCTTCTGCGAGAGACTCTCGAAGGTCTTGCCGCGGACCGTGGCGGCAAGTTTCTTGACGCCACTTTCGGTGGAGGCGGACATTCCCGGGCAATCCTATCTGCAAACCCGGCAAATCGACTCATGGCTTTGGATCGTGATCCTTCAGCTGGGGAACGCGCGGCTTTGTTCGAAGCCGATTTTCAGGGCCGCTTCACTTTTCGAGCCATGGATTTTGGGCAACTGGAGAAGCTTGAGGAAAGAGACTTTGACGGGATTCTTTTCGATCTGGGTGTATCCTCTTTTCAGCTGGACGAAGGCAGTAGGGGTTTCTCGTTTCGAATGGATGCTCCCCTCGATATGCGGATGGACCCCGGATCGGGTATTTCCGCCTCCGAATTTCTCGAAACCGCAGAAGAGAAAGAACTGGTCGAGGCGATCCGTGACTTCGGTGAAGAAAAATTCTGGCGGCGTATCGTTCAGTCGATAACGGACGCACGGGGAACGGGGAGTCTCAGTCGGACCTCCTCCTTCGCGGAACTCATTGTCAATGCGGTACCAGCGATTGCAAAAAGGAGCCGGATCCATCCTGCCACACGAACCTTTCAGGGAGTCCGTATCGCTGTGAACCGTGAGCTGGACTCGATTCAGGATTCGCTTCCGGAAGCATTCAACCGATTGGCACCGGAGGGACGCTTGGCTGTGATCAGTTTCCACTCGCTTGAGGATCGCTTGGTGAAGCGGTTCTTTCGCAGGAAAGCGGGACGTCCAGAAGGTGCCAATGACTCCCGACCGCAGGATGAACGGACTGTCGAAGCTACCTTACCATTTTCCCGTCCAACTCGTCCAAGCGAGGACGAGGTTCAGGCGAATCCTCGCAGTCGTTCCTCTCGCTTACGTTTACTCGTGAAGAACCCAAGTCCATGAAATCAACTCCCCGTCACGTCTTACCACCCCTGAACCTGCTCCTTCTGGGAGTCTTTCTGGCAGTTTGTTTGTTTGGGGGTCTGTCCCAGGTTTGGATTCAAAGACAGATTAGCCACACAGCTGATCTTATCGAAGATCATGAACGAGCCTTGCAGGATCTCGAGCGAAAGAACCGCTACATGAGCAGTCGACTTGCTGAGGCTCATCGACCCGATGAACTGATCCGTCGTTCCGGAAATAACCTAATCCGTCCAGACTGGCGGAATATCGTGCAGGTGGAGCGCGCCTATGATGCAGACGGAAATCGGGTGGTTCGGATGGTTAGTTATGGTGCGCCCCTCGAAGTGGCAGCCAACCAATGAGAACAGCCCTTTTAACGTGTTGCCGCCATTTATAGGAGGCTTTCGCTACGGCCTGATATTGATTGCGATTTTCGCGTGTTTTGGGGCGATTTTCTTTCGACTGCTTCATCTGCAGGTTTTTGAAAGTGACCGCTATGTTGCTTTTGCGGAAGAGAGTCGAGACCGCTATGACCGTCTCGTAGCCGCCCGTGGACCCATTGTCGATCGGGCAGGAAATCTACTGGCCTCGACCCGGACCGTTATTGAGTTGGGGGTTGATCCTCAAGCGCTCGTTCGGGAGGATTTCACGAAGGTCGGAGATTTGGCATCCATTCTTGGCGTGCCACAAGATGAGATTCGGCGGGCATTTGAAAAGAGAGAGCGAAAAAACCCGCGGACCGGAGAGATCGCTGAGGTGCGATGGGTAAAATTGTCCGATGCAGTTTTTCCGGAAGACTACGAACGGATTCGGGAGCTCGGCATTCGCGGCGTCTACGGTCACTACGAGAATCAGCGTGTGTATCCTGCAGGTTCAATGGCTGCACATTTGGTGGGATTTGTAGCCGATAACGGTGAGGCTTACTACGGTGTTGAACAGGCTCTCGATTTCTACCTCGACGGTCAGGATGGTTGGCGAGAATCCGAAAAGGATGGTCGTCGGCGTGAGATGGCGCAGTTTCGCTTTCGCGAAGTCGCCCCACGGTCGGGTCTGGGCGTCGAGCTTTCTCTCGACCTCGTCTTGCAAACCAAAGTTGAGGAGGAATTGGACGCGATCATGGAAGAGTATGCGCCCGATTCGGCCTCGATCATCGTTTCAGACCCGAGAACCGGCGAAATCCTCGCCCTTGGAAATCGTCCCACCTTTGACCCGAACTATCACAGCAAATCGGACAAGACCTCATGGAGAAATCGTGCACTTACTACGGTTTATGAGCCGGGTTCTACCTTCAAGATCGTTGCTGCTGCCGGAGCATTGAATGAAGGACTGGTTGATCCGGAAACCGTTTTTGACTGCAGCGAGTCCCGCGTCGCTTACAACGGGCGAACCGTGCGGATGCCGGCGGACCACAAGACCTATGAGAGCCTGAGCGTTGAACAGATTGTAGTGAAGTCAAGTAACCGGGGCGCCGCATTACTCGGCATGAGCTTGGGCGACAATCGACTTCATGACTACGCAAGACGTTTTGGATTTGGAGAGAGGACAGGGCTTCGGCTGGGTTCTGAGTCGAGGGGGATTCTCCATCCTGTTGAAGATTGGGACGGCTTAACCATCTCCCGTCTACCCATGGGACACGCGGTTTCCGCTACCCCGGTTCAGGTCCACGCGGCGATGGCTACGATTGCTGGGGGAGGGATTAGAAAACCATTGAGGTTGATTAGGCGGGTATTTGATGCCGAGGGAGAGACGGTCCTTCAATTTAACTCTGGAGAAGAGAAACGGGTCATTAGTGAGGAAGTAGCTCACACCATGGCGAGTTTCCTCGAGATGGTTGTAGGTGCGAATGGAACGGCTCGTCGTGCGTTCCTCGATGGATTTCGGGCGGCGGGTAAGACCGGCACCACTCAAATGATCATTGATGGACGTTATTCCAACGAACATCACGTGGCGTCTTTTAGTGGATTTCTTCCAGCCAATCAACCGAAGGTGGTCATCACGGTCGTTGTTGAAGATCCACAGGTCGATGGAGTTGGCTATGGAGGAGTAGTTGCCGCTCCCGTTTTTCGAAACATCGCAGAAACTGCCTCCCACCATCTTCAAATATTGCCGGATGGAGTGATCGGGCAGCGAATGATAGCATTGTCAGAAGGGGATCGATGAGGCTCCCTGATCTCCAGATCAGCACTCTGATCGAGAATCGCTTTTGGTCTCCTTCGGTCGTTCCCTACGCTGGAGGGGGCGGTAGCTCGTTGCCTGAAGTTCGTCTTCTCAGCGAGCTGGTGGGTGGCTTTCCTTTGGTCGCACAAAAAGGATCAATGGAACAAGAGGTTCAGTCCATCATCACCGATAGTCGAAGAGTAGTTCCCAAGAGTTTGTTTTTTGCCCGAAAGGGTCTGAGGACAGATGGTCGTCTTTTTGTCGAGGAAGCGATCGATCGTGGCGCAGTCGGCATTGTTTCGGAGGATCCACCAGGGTCCCATGCTGGCGTGACGTTCCTCCAGGTGGCGTCGGTTCCTGAAGCACTCGCTTCGATGTCTGGAGAATTTTACGGTTGGCCGGATCGAAAGTTGCAGACAGTTGGCGTGACTGGCACGAACGGGAAAACGACGGTTTCCTGGTTGGCGCGTGAGCTGATGGCGGCAGACGGAGCGAAATGTGGGCTGATCGGTACGATCCACTACGATCTCGGTGGTAGGACAGTTCCGTCTTACAAGACTACGCCGGAGTCAGTAGACACGTTTTCTTTGATGAGTCAGATGATTGGCGCTGACTGTAAGTCAATGGTCATGGAGGTGAGCTCTCACGGGATCGACCAGAAAAGGGTTCAAGGGATTGATTTTGACATAGCCGTATTTCTCAACCTGACGCAGGACCACCTGGATTACCATTACAGCATGGAGGAGTACTACCAGGTGAAAAAGCGACTCTTCGACGGTGGGATCGGGACCAAACCCAAACTGTCGATCATTAACCAGGACGACGAATATGGACAACGTCTCCTGAGAGAAGTCGGAGAGTCGAGCAGTGTCCGCACCTTTGGGCTTGGACCGCAGGCAGACTACCGGGCGGAGGCGATAAGGTTTTCTCGGAGTGGTGTTTCCTTCCGATTGATTACCCCCAGCTGCACACTCAATCTCAAAGCGAAGCTGGCGGGTCGGTTTAACCTTCTGAATATTTTGGCAGCGGTCGCCATTGCTGAAGAGAGTAGCTGTGATATCGAAAAGTCGACTGCGCTTCTCAAGTCATTTTCAGGTGTGCCAGGTCGACTGGAGAGGATCGACGAGAAGCAGGGTTTCGAAGTCTTCGTAGATTACGCCCATACCGATGATGCTCTTCGGTCCACTCTGGAGGTGTTGCGAGAGATCACCCCGGGTAGAATACATTTGGTTTTTGGGTGTGGAGGAGACCGTGATCGTACAAAGAGACCGTTGATGATGCACGTTGCCCAGACTTTTGGAGACTACTGTTGGGTCACAGCCGACAATCCACGATCCGAACCGTTGGAAAGGATTTTTCAGGATATGAAGCGAGGGGTTAGCAAACCCGATCAGGTGGAGTTCATTGAGGACCGGAGGATGGCGATCAGTATGGCATTTGACGCCGCCAAACCCGAGGACACCGTCCTTATCGCTGGAAAGGGTCACGAGCCCTTTATGGAATTTGCAGATACGATTGTTCCCTTCGATGATCGGCAGGTGGCGCGAGAATTGGTTCGAATCAAGAGGCACAAACCCCAAGGCTGACGGTCCGATGGAGAGCGTTCTGAAAGAGGGAGAAGTAGTCTTTCGCCGACCCTTCTTCGACGAACAGCTGAGCGCGGAATGGATCAACGATGCTGATTTTGCCGGAGCGACTGGATTCGCTATCGATTCACGAAAAATTTCGGCAGGAGAGATTTTCGTGGCCTTGAAGACGGCGAACAGAGATGGCCATGACTATTTAGTGGACGCCCTTTCGAGGAATGCCTCCGCGGCCCTCGTTGAGCATCCTCGGGAAGAGGTCGATCTTCCCCAGATCG from Verrucomicrobiota bacterium encodes the following:
- the pdxA gene encoding 4-hydroxythreonine-4-phosphate dehydrogenase PdxA, producing the protein MPKVPLPEVESLPKPVEALTSKHSLPIAITGGDPSGIGPEVVEAWWSENKTSEPHYVFVGPADWLTRLEQIHPIHGIEVGRSGAMPGRPNVEGARTAFACLESVAHGCLQGFYSGVVTAPVSKSWLAKAGFPHPGQTEFFAARWGGEPTMAFAGGRMRVALVTWHIPLNEVPQSLSRINLVRTIRHAAILARATADLESPRIGVCGLNPHAGEQGVLGLEERDFIDPILSEMQPEFPGLSECLPADTLFLRHLEGEFDVVVALYHDQGLGPLKTVDFNSSVNVTLGLPFVRTSPDHGTAFALAGKREGSPQSFCNAVSLAHRLIAHRESPGRPKTATE
- the lpxA gene encoding acyl-ACP--UDP-N-acetylglucosamine O-acyltransferase, translated to MIHPTAIVSDQANIGEGVTIGPFCVVEDRVKIGPRTVLRSHVVVRKGSVIGADCLIDSFSITGGDPNFLEFDPTVSSGVVIGDQSTLREGVTIHRSIHEGGNTRIGSKVFLMAGFHAGHDCLLEDGVVAASDALLGGHVTVGRNAFLGGNSSVHQHSRIGEGSMIGGTARITKDVAPFLLISERDDVSGLNLIGLRRRKVPTETIRELKELYHLILRSPGNPVSTVKTIEKPKSPEAIRFCEFFVPSSRSYAKGSIARS
- the rsmH gene encoding 16S rRNA (cytosine(1402)-N(4))-methyltransferase RsmH: MSEELQRQIDRGHEPVLLRETLEGLAADRGGKFLDATFGGGGHSRAILSANPANRLMALDRDPSAGERAALFEADFQGRFTFRAMDFGQLEKLEERDFDGILFDLGVSSFQLDEGSRGFSFRMDAPLDMRMDPGSGISASEFLETAEEKELVEAIRDFGEEKFWRRIVQSITDARGTGSLSRTSSFAELIVNAVPAIAKRSRIHPATRTFQGVRIAVNRELDSIQDSLPEAFNRLAPEGRLAVISFHSLEDRLVKRFFRRKAGRPEGANDSRPQDERTVEATLPFSRPTRPSEDEVQANPRSRSSRLRLLVKNPSP
- a CDS encoding penicillin-binding protein 2; this encodes MVRPSKWQPTNENSPFNVLPPFIGGFRYGLILIAIFACFGAIFFRLLHLQVFESDRYVAFAEESRDRYDRLVAARGPIVDRAGNLLASTRTVIELGVDPQALVREDFTKVGDLASILGVPQDEIRRAFEKRERKNPRTGEIAEVRWVKLSDAVFPEDYERIRELGIRGVYGHYENQRVYPAGSMAAHLVGFVADNGEAYYGVEQALDFYLDGQDGWRESEKDGRRREMAQFRFREVAPRSGLGVELSLDLVLQTKVEEELDAIMEEYAPDSASIIVSDPRTGEILALGNRPTFDPNYHSKSDKTSWRNRALTTVYEPGSTFKIVAAAGALNEGLVDPETVFDCSESRVAYNGRTVRMPADHKTYESLSVEQIVVKSSNRGAALLGMSLGDNRLHDYARRFGFGERTGLRLGSESRGILHPVEDWDGLTISRLPMGHAVSATPVQVHAAMATIAGGGIRKPLRLIRRVFDAEGETVLQFNSGEEKRVISEEVAHTMASFLEMVVGANGTARRAFLDGFRAAGKTGTTQMIIDGRYSNEHHVASFSGFLPANQPKVVITVVVEDPQVDGVGYGGVVAAPVFRNIAETASHHLQILPDGVIGQRMIALSEGDR
- a CDS encoding UDP-N-acetylmuramoyl-L-alanyl-D-glutamate--2,6-diaminopimelate ligase, with translation MRLPDLQISTLIENRFWSPSVVPYAGGGGSSLPEVRLLSELVGGFPLVAQKGSMEQEVQSIITDSRRVVPKSLFFARKGLRTDGRLFVEEAIDRGAVGIVSEDPPGSHAGVTFLQVASVPEALASMSGEFYGWPDRKLQTVGVTGTNGKTTVSWLARELMAADGAKCGLIGTIHYDLGGRTVPSYKTTPESVDTFSLMSQMIGADCKSMVMEVSSHGIDQKRVQGIDFDIAVFLNLTQDHLDYHYSMEEYYQVKKRLFDGGIGTKPKLSIINQDDEYGQRLLREVGESSSVRTFGLGPQADYRAEAIRFSRSGVSFRLITPSCTLNLKAKLAGRFNLLNILAAVAIAEESSCDIEKSTALLKSFSGVPGRLERIDEKQGFEVFVDYAHTDDALRSTLEVLREITPGRIHLVFGCGGDRDRTKRPLMMHVAQTFGDYCWVTADNPRSEPLERIFQDMKRGVSKPDQVEFIEDRRMAISMAFDAAKPEDTVLIAGKGHEPFMEFADTIVPFDDRQVARELVRIKRHKPQG